The Shewanella mangrovisoli genome has a window encoding:
- a CDS encoding putative Ig domain-containing protein: protein MYRSVLVILSIISVSAIAVESPYSIDKTYDNNLPKSSLKVAFSEANNEILISGTAADEFSADKRIYLWKYNVDNNGVDYISSASFGIASDLVGYINVEPIGEYDKNYYALSESNYDGARKLVRFTLEGNELSLSQEVEFSSSSGQYGSYVEQIEFVNNNTIVALHPNHDDTLSGKVSYDYSVCNLSGNGEIDSCERKKILADKSLISNSTYKLYRLEGRDEIIFYPERVGINETKVEPKLYVLKWQSDINDFVVFQEIVIPERVDSTKFSGVKAIYTINDGKELIVGSDMLLHYQYSPDDNKFVLSKMKNSVSYPKEAIYLKSENYFIERSGRNSYVFDDEEKYFYKSSQVYAIADGWFQLTDDKKGFFVNLMSPNITTFTLSNPNPLIYKGGLPKGSIPAVQDVPLAINIKKHFLNGNNLVVTGFQTEYIHERLIWDGEYISGTFTNEDMFASKNLIDPTPASPIQVRVNIPPLSTEIFYITPTNVNDAPMLTAEIGIQYLEKDQQYYGVLSGIVVDPDREAVTYTYKNVPNGLIASEDGIFHGAVKTKGQYLMTVTATDPSGAELTFDVTFIVNDTGEPEKSSEGGGGTMDFTLLMLLITLFFRRLKHN, encoded by the coding sequence ATGTATAGAAGTGTATTAGTTATTTTATCTATTATTTCAGTATCAGCTATAGCGGTTGAAAGTCCTTATTCAATTGATAAGACGTATGATAATAACCTGCCTAAATCATCCTTAAAGGTGGCTTTCTCTGAAGCTAACAACGAAATATTAATATCTGGTACTGCTGCTGATGAATTTTCTGCTGATAAAAGAATTTATTTATGGAAGTATAATGTTGATAATAATGGGGTGGATTATATTAGCTCTGCCAGTTTTGGTATAGCATCAGATCTCGTTGGTTATATTAATGTGGAACCTATAGGTGAATATGATAAAAACTATTACGCTTTATCTGAGTCAAATTATGATGGAGCTAGAAAATTAGTTAGATTTACTCTTGAAGGCAATGAGTTATCATTGTCTCAAGAAGTAGAATTTTCATCTAGTTCAGGTCAGTACGGTTCATATGTAGAACAGATTGAATTTGTAAATAATAATACCATTGTTGCTTTGCATCCAAATCATGATGATACTCTGAGTGGAAAAGTCAGTTACGATTACAGTGTTTGTAATTTAAGTGGAAATGGTGAGATAGATTCTTGCGAGCGAAAAAAAATCTTAGCTGATAAATCACTCATATCAAATAGTACCTACAAGTTATATCGATTAGAGGGTCGTGATGAAATTATCTTCTATCCAGAAAGGGTCGGGATTAATGAAACGAAGGTAGAGCCTAAGTTGTATGTCCTTAAATGGCAATCTGATATTAATGATTTTGTGGTTTTTCAAGAAATAGTTATCCCTGAAAGAGTGGACTCGACTAAATTTAGTGGTGTTAAAGCCATATATACAATTAATGATGGGAAAGAGCTTATAGTAGGTAGTGATATGCTTCTGCATTATCAATACTCACCAGATGATAATAAATTTGTTCTGTCAAAAATGAAAAATAGTGTTAGTTATCCCAAAGAAGCTATTTATTTAAAGAGTGAAAATTATTTTATTGAACGCTCTGGAAGAAATTCTTATGTGTTTGATGATGAAGAAAAATATTTTTATAAGTCTTCCCAGGTGTATGCTATTGCAGATGGTTGGTTTCAGCTCACTGATGACAAGAAAGGTTTTTTCGTTAACTTAATGTCACCTAATATTACAACGTTTACCCTTTCTAACCCTAACCCTCTTATATATAAAGGTGGTTTACCTAAAGGCTCTATTCCAGCTGTTCAAGATGTTCCTTTGGCGATAAATATTAAGAAGCATTTTCTAAATGGAAACAACCTTGTGGTTACCGGTTTTCAAACTGAATATATACATGAAAGATTGATTTGGGATGGTGAATATATTAGTGGGACTTTTACTAATGAAGATATGTTTGCCTCAAAAAATTTAATTGATCCAACACCAGCCAGTCCCATTCAAGTGAGAGTGAATATTCCTCCATTATCTACAGAGATCTTTTATATTACACCGACTAACGTTAACGATGCTCCTATGTTAACTGCGGAGATTGGTATTCAGTATCTTGAAAAGGATCAACAGTATTACGGTGTGCTTTCAGGAATTGTTGTCGATCCTGATAGAGAGGCTGTGACTTATACATATAAGAATGTACCTAATGGATTAATAGCTAGTGAGGATGGAATATTCCACGGTGCAGTTAAGACTAAAGGTCAATACTTGATGACGGTCACCGCAACAGACCCTTCAGGTGCAGAGTTGACGTTTGATGTGACATTTATCGTTAATGATACTGGTGAACCTGAAAAGTCATCCGAAGGCGGTGGTGGGACGATGGATTTCACATTGTTGATGCTATTGATTACGTTGTTTTTTAGGCGTTTAAAGCATAATTAA
- a CDS encoding toxin-antitoxin system YwqK family antitoxin: MRPFTVKLLLGALALISTHANAEKVLLDAHWNVIKDEKKALYYFEQPVDLTDGYYKVEVYYKEKNRLFCSTAIADKNIGKALTSEQFRGPYQCYFDDGTPYEQGFRNGQGQLDGLIKKYIATGQLYTESNYENGVKQGQETGYWNGGNIRNKTTYKDGQAVGISENFSPEGEVTAKICHDPTCVSQYFNLGKLNREEHKVDGLLQGTETTWGLNGQVISTQEWFKDKKHGDYFSYFDNGKVEQHFQYQQNYKVGEQLTYFENGQLKLKEATNDKGDVIQAIEYDDKGEIKRTTDSKYQGNRWVYRKQQRYRDGQLIETHEEDKLKNWSLSETFKKGLLIERQERLNKQLNGLQIKSFDYNDVITLTREYYQAGKREGAYETVKIEPATGKSQLVEQGQYAKDKQAGTWKKYQDDATLTYSHDDNGELHGEYLNKANSGQLLESMHYKHGKPDGLVQRYASNGQVYEKGEYRNDLRQGDWVFTDNEFQYRPRPNPERRSWHGRFEQGKQVGHWELRTVEDYVLEIANYDDQGNLHGKQYQFESNGSIQVINHYNHGQFLNQETPPPVLPVEDSVFPFY, from the coding sequence ATGCGTCCATTTACTGTAAAACTGCTCCTAGGAGCGCTCGCCCTCATCAGTACGCACGCCAATGCAGAGAAGGTATTACTCGATGCCCATTGGAATGTCATCAAAGATGAGAAAAAAGCTCTGTACTATTTTGAGCAACCCGTTGATCTGACTGATGGCTACTATAAGGTCGAGGTTTACTACAAAGAAAAGAATAGACTTTTCTGCTCAACGGCCATCGCCGATAAAAATATCGGTAAGGCACTCACTAGCGAGCAATTTCGCGGGCCTTATCAATGTTACTTCGACGATGGAACCCCCTACGAACAGGGCTTTCGCAACGGGCAAGGCCAGCTCGATGGCTTAATCAAAAAGTACATTGCCACGGGTCAGTTATATACTGAGTCGAACTATGAAAATGGTGTAAAACAAGGCCAAGAAACGGGTTATTGGAATGGCGGCAATATCCGCAACAAAACCACCTATAAAGATGGCCAAGCCGTCGGTATCAGCGAAAATTTTAGCCCCGAAGGTGAAGTCACCGCCAAAATCTGCCATGACCCCACCTGCGTCAGCCAATATTTTAATCTAGGCAAACTCAACCGTGAGGAGCATAAGGTTGATGGCCTTCTGCAAGGCACAGAGACCACTTGGGGGCTGAATGGGCAAGTTATCTCTACCCAAGAGTGGTTTAAGGATAAAAAACACGGCGACTACTTTAGCTATTTTGACAATGGCAAGGTAGAGCAGCACTTTCAATATCAACAGAATTATAAGGTCGGTGAGCAGCTCACTTATTTTGAAAATGGCCAGCTCAAATTAAAAGAAGCCACCAACGATAAGGGCGATGTCATCCAGGCTATCGAATACGATGACAAGGGTGAGATTAAACGCACTACCGACAGCAAATACCAAGGTAATCGCTGGGTTTATCGCAAACAGCAGCGCTATCGCGACGGCCAATTGATTGAGACTCACGAAGAGGACAAACTCAAAAACTGGTCGCTCTCTGAAACCTTTAAAAAAGGCTTACTAATCGAGCGCCAGGAGCGACTCAATAAGCAATTGAATGGCTTACAAATCAAATCCTTCGACTACAACGATGTCATCACCCTCACCCGTGAATATTATCAGGCGGGTAAGCGTGAAGGCGCCTATGAAACGGTGAAAATTGAGCCTGCCACAGGCAAAAGTCAGCTGGTAGAGCAAGGTCAGTATGCCAAGGATAAACAAGCAGGCACTTGGAAGAAATATCAAGACGACGCCACCCTCACCTATAGCCACGATGATAATGGCGAGCTCCACGGTGAATACCTCAACAAGGCCAACTCAGGCCAGTTGCTTGAATCCATGCACTATAAACATGGCAAACCCGATGGTTTAGTCCAGCGTTACGCCAGTAATGGCCAAGTGTATGAAAAAGGCGAATATCGTAATGACCTGCGCCAAGGCGATTGGGTATTTACCGATAACGAATTCCAATATCGCCCAAGACCGAATCCTGAAAGACGCTCTTGGCATGGCCGTTTTGAGCAGGGTAAGCAAGTCGGCCACTGGGAATTGCGTACAGTCGAAGATTATGTGCTTGAAATTGCTAACTATGACGACCAAGGTAACTTGCATGGTAAGCAATACCAGTTTGAGAGTAATGGCTCGATACAGGTGATTAATCATTACAATCACGGCCAGTTTTTAAATCAGGAAACACCGCCGCCCGTCTTACCCGTTGAAGATAGCGTGTTTCCCTTTTATTAA
- a CDS encoding toxin-antitoxin system YwqK family antitoxin — translation MYNTPFRLISLAIAATSLVGVHAQAAQNLSSMMVEIRQQDGIPSYYNLATGMPLNGDIAIVRDNQGYTLGQFSQGIPNGKWQVFHSNNSRIVEGNYQLGYQDGTWRLFDLDGALTEEQQFAKGVPVGEWKEFSATGHVSQSTLYQNGQKSQVKRFFPSGKLQAQESYLDNLRHGKWESFYENGTLSQNQTYANNQLSGPYLEQNAEGQVVVNGRFDADGRRQGLWETFFDDGTKASASQFNLDKLEGEERTFYPSGELASLCHYQAGLRHGKCQQFNELGKLQVEEQYLNDVLEGRQQYFNLEGVLTSDLNYKQDMLAGTQKYFHSNGQLKELRTYQDSQLADNGQYPLHGPSERYDTDGNLIEKSSYNMGLKDGLFERYNGGKLQTTEVWKLGQRDGEFRRYHTNGQLRSLDVYVDGKLTGRSESYYEDGSVNERGERIEGAWVGKYESFYDNGKPRELAHYARTKPDNSSSYPLDGHFSRWYYNGDLNEEGEYKAGLKEGLWIQYQQGQKQKEQSFVNGKLNGDYAEYYQGRRRVTGQYEDNQKTGLWIDYRYEAKDPTYGAIPEGNISQKTHWKDNKRHGTSEYYSFKQVVYRLETYDNNDKTGTYAEYYPNNGQLKLSGTMDKGKQTGLWESWYEDGILAASSEFLDNQQQGSSKEYYSNGQLKLEAQYTKGELDGERREYHQNGKPKLTETWLKGQKEGDASYYHTNGKLAEQGSFLRDRKEGLWQQFWPNGEKRSEGSYIADRQAGDWNNYDQLGKLINTEHHG, via the coding sequence ATGTACAACACGCCATTTCGCCTTATTAGCCTCGCCATTGCCGCAACTAGCCTAGTCGGCGTCCATGCACAGGCGGCGCAAAACCTCTCCTCCATGATGGTCGAAATTCGCCAGCAGGACGGCATTCCCAGCTATTACAATCTTGCCACTGGCATGCCCTTAAATGGCGACATTGCCATTGTCCGCGATAACCAAGGTTATACCTTAGGGCAATTTTCGCAGGGGATACCGAATGGGAAATGGCAGGTTTTTCATAGTAATAACAGCCGAATCGTCGAAGGTAACTATCAACTGGGTTACCAAGATGGCACCTGGCGACTGTTCGACTTAGATGGCGCCCTAACCGAGGAGCAGCAATTTGCCAAAGGAGTTCCGGTTGGCGAATGGAAGGAATTTAGCGCCACGGGCCATGTAAGCCAAAGCACCCTCTATCAAAATGGCCAAAAGTCCCAGGTAAAACGATTCTTCCCGAGTGGCAAATTACAGGCGCAGGAAAGCTACCTCGATAACCTTCGCCACGGTAAATGGGAAAGCTTTTATGAGAATGGCACCCTCTCCCAAAACCAAACCTACGCTAATAACCAACTCTCTGGCCCCTATCTCGAGCAAAATGCCGAGGGCCAAGTGGTCGTTAATGGCCGCTTCGATGCCGATGGCCGCCGCCAAGGTTTATGGGAAACCTTTTTCGACGATGGCACTAAGGCCAGTGCCAGCCAATTTAATCTCGATAAACTCGAGGGTGAAGAACGCACCTTTTATCCCAGTGGCGAACTAGCAAGCCTGTGCCACTATCAGGCGGGACTGCGCCATGGTAAATGTCAGCAATTCAATGAGCTGGGCAAACTCCAAGTGGAGGAGCAATACCTCAACGATGTGTTAGAGGGGCGTCAGCAGTATTTTAACCTCGAGGGCGTACTGACCAGCGATTTGAACTACAAGCAGGATATGCTCGCTGGCACGCAAAAGTATTTCCATTCCAACGGCCAACTTAAAGAGCTGCGAACCTATCAAGACTCGCAACTGGCCGATAATGGTCAATATCCGTTGCATGGCCCCTCTGAGCGTTATGATACGGACGGTAATCTTATTGAAAAAAGCAGCTACAACATGGGCTTAAAGGATGGATTATTTGAACGTTATAACGGCGGTAAACTGCAAACCACAGAGGTGTGGAAGCTAGGTCAAAGAGACGGAGAATTCCGCCGTTACCACACCAATGGCCAGCTCCGCAGCTTAGATGTGTATGTTGATGGCAAACTCACTGGCCGCTCCGAATCCTACTATGAAGATGGCTCGGTGAATGAGCGCGGTGAGCGCATCGAAGGCGCTTGGGTTGGTAAGTACGAATCCTTTTACGACAATGGCAAGCCCAGAGAACTCGCCCACTACGCCCGCACAAAACCTGATAACAGCAGTAGCTATCCCCTCGATGGCCACTTTAGTCGCTGGTACTACAATGGCGATCTTAATGAGGAAGGTGAATATAAAGCAGGCTTAAAAGAAGGACTGTGGATCCAATATCAGCAAGGGCAAAAACAGAAAGAACAGAGCTTTGTTAACGGCAAACTCAATGGCGACTATGCCGAATATTATCAAGGTCGCCGCCGCGTCACTGGCCAATATGAGGATAATCAAAAAACCGGTCTCTGGATTGATTACCGCTACGAAGCCAAAGATCCAACCTACGGCGCGATCCCTGAGGGCAATATCAGCCAGAAAACCCATTGGAAAGACAATAAGCGCCATGGCACCAGCGAGTACTACAGCTTTAAGCAAGTGGTTTATCGCTTAGAAACCTATGATAACAATGATAAAACTGGCACCTATGCCGAATATTATCCTAACAATGGTCAGCTCAAACTCAGTGGTACTATGGATAAAGGCAAACAAACAGGTCTGTGGGAAAGCTGGTATGAGGATGGCATTTTAGCCGCCAGTAGCGAGTTTTTAGATAACCAACAACAGGGCAGCAGCAAAGAGTATTACAGCAATGGCCAGCTCAAGCTCGAAGCCCAATACACTAAAGGCGAGCTCGACGGCGAGCGCCGGGAATACCACCAAAATGGTAAACCTAAACTGACTGAAACTTGGTTAAAAGGCCAGAAGGAAGGCGATGCCAGCTATTACCACACCAATGGCAAACTCGCCGAACAAGGGAGCTTTTTACGGGATCGCAAGGAAGGTTTGTGGCAACAATTTTGGCCCAATGGCGAAAAACGCAGTGAGGGTAGCTATATTGCCGATCGCCAAGCGGGGGATTGGAATAATTACGATCAGCTCGGCAAGTTGATCAATACCGAGCACCATGGCTAA
- a CDS encoding dienelactone hydrolase family protein, which produces MSPQPKSDNNAPAAQPIPQEAFDWYDEYAHGIIDRREFMARLAGLVALGFTMTTLTGALMPNYALAEQVSFNDPSIQASYVKFPSPEGYGEGRGYLVMPTSMLIPGKEAGDPKTLDPTKKAAVVLVVHENRGLNPYIEDVARRLAAKGYIAFAPDALYSLGGYPGNDDAGRAMQASLDRAKIEQDFIAAARFLKAHPQSNGKLGAVGFCFGGYIVNMLAASIPDELTAGVPFYGTPAATELRSRVKGPLMLQFAALDQRINDTWAEYETQLKANKAEYIAYLYPNVNHGFHNDSTARYDEPTAELAWARTLDFFGKYLQG; this is translated from the coding sequence ATGAGCCCACAACCCAAGTCCGACAATAACGCGCCTGCTGCTCAGCCTATCCCGCAGGAGGCCTTCGATTGGTACGATGAATATGCCCACGGCATCATCGACCGCCGCGAGTTTATGGCTCGCCTCGCAGGTCTTGTGGCACTGGGGTTTACCATGACAACGCTCACTGGCGCACTCATGCCCAACTACGCCTTAGCCGAACAAGTCTCCTTTAACGATCCCAGCATTCAAGCCAGTTATGTGAAGTTTCCCTCCCCCGAGGGCTATGGTGAAGGTCGCGGTTATTTAGTGATGCCGACATCTATGCTGATTCCCGGCAAAGAGGCGGGCGATCCTAAGACCTTGGATCCCACCAAAAAAGCCGCCGTGGTATTAGTGGTGCATGAAAACCGTGGCCTGAATCCTTATATCGAAGATGTTGCCCGCCGCTTAGCGGCCAAGGGCTATATCGCCTTTGCCCCTGATGCCCTTTATAGCCTCGGTGGTTATCCCGGTAATGACGATGCGGGCCGCGCCATGCAGGCCAGCCTCGACAGAGCCAAAATCGAGCAGGACTTTATCGCCGCCGCGCGCTTTTTAAAGGCCCACCCCCAGAGTAATGGCAAACTCGGCGCCGTCGGTTTCTGCTTTGGCGGCTATATAGTCAATATGCTCGCCGCCAGCATTCCTGATGAGCTAACGGCTGGCGTGCCTTTTTATGGCACTCCAGCGGCAACAGAGTTACGCAGCCGGGTCAAAGGCCCGTTGATGTTGCAATTTGCCGCTTTAGATCAACGGATTAACGACACTTGGGCCGAGTACGAAACCCAATTAAAGGCTAACAAGGCCGAGTATATTGCCTACCTCTATCCCAATGTGAACCATGGTTTTCATAACGATTCCACCGCCCGCTATGATGAGCCAACCGCCGAGCTCGCATGGGCAAGAACCTTGGATTTCTTTGGGAAATACCTACAAGGTTAG